A window of the Myripristis murdjan chromosome 15, fMyrMur1.1, whole genome shotgun sequence genome harbors these coding sequences:
- the aprt gene encoding adenine phosphoribosyltransferase, whose protein sequence is MAGASEESKLQLVSRHIRAFPDFPKKGILFRDICPILKDPAALTAVIDLFEEHVRKNHQHVDLIVGLDARGFLFGPLLAQRLGTGFILIRKKGKLPGPTVSVAYDLEYGKAEAEIQEDSVTPGQKVVLIDDLLATGGTLFAACELMKRLQAEVLGCLVVIELKELSGGDKLKPHSVFSLVQY, encoded by the exons ATGGCAGGAGCGTCAGAAGAGTCCAAGCTCCAGCTGGTGTCCAGACACATTAGAGCGTTTCCAGACTTTCCTAAAAAGGGCATCCTGTTCAG AGATATCTGTCCCATCTTGAAAGACCCTGCAGCGTTGACAGCAGTGATTGACCTTTTTGAAGAACATGTGAGGAAGAATCACCAGCATGTTGATCTAATAGTTG gtcTAGATGCTCGTGGTTTCCTGTTTGGCCCTTTATTAGCCCAGAGACTGGGAACCGGCTTCATTCTGATCAGGAAGAAAGGCAAACTGCCAGGACCCACTGTCTCTGTGGCATATGATCTGGAATATGGCAAG GCAGAAGCAGAGATCCAGGAAGACTCGGTGACTCCTGGACAGAAGGTTGTGCTCATTGATGATCTTTTGGCCACTGGAG GGACTCTGTTTGCAGCCTGTGAGCTGATGAAGAGACTGCAGGCCGAGGTTCTGGGCTGTCTGGTTGTCATCGAGCTGAAAGAGCTGAGCGGCGGCGACAAACTGAAACCACACAGTGTCTTCTCCCTGGTGCAGTACTGA